In Candidatus Nitrosarchaeum limnium SFB1, the following proteins share a genomic window:
- a CDS encoding quinolinate synthetase complex, A subunit: MLVQQSSLKEEIMRLKKEKDVVILAHNYQIPDVQDVADFTGDSLGLSRQAAKVPQKTILFCGVHFMAETAAIISPDKRVLIPDLEAGCSLSDSITVDELRNWKKQHPGAIAVGYVNTTAEIKSELDYCCTSANAVNVVKAIPADKEILFLPDMFLGSYVAKVTGRKNMFIWAGECHVHAGIKPEDITNKLNSIKDAEFVIHPECSCTTPMMYDAASGSFDNNKVSILSTEGMLNHVQNSKAKNFVVATETGILYKMRQQNPGKNFIPASEKAECQYMKMITLDKVYNALVQEKNQVVVPKEIADKARLAIERMLEIS; the protein is encoded by the coding sequence ATGTTAGTCCAACAATCTAGCCTCAAAGAAGAAATCATGCGTCTCAAAAAAGAAAAAGACGTAGTAATTCTAGCTCATAATTATCAAATTCCAGACGTTCAAGATGTCGCAGATTTTACAGGTGATTCTTTAGGATTATCAAGACAGGCAGCTAAAGTCCCTCAAAAAACAATTCTGTTCTGTGGTGTCCACTTTATGGCAGAAACTGCAGCAATTATCTCGCCTGACAAAAGAGTTCTGATCCCAGATCTGGAAGCAGGATGCTCTCTATCTGATTCAATTACTGTTGATGAACTACGAAACTGGAAGAAACAGCATCCAGGTGCTATTGCAGTAGGTTATGTCAATACAACTGCAGAGATCAAATCAGAATTAGATTATTGTTGTACATCAGCCAATGCTGTAAATGTAGTTAAAGCAATTCCTGCAGATAAAGAAATTTTATTTTTACCTGACATGTTTTTAGGTTCTTATGTTGCCAAAGTTACTGGCAGAAAGAACATGTTTATCTGGGCAGGTGAGTGTCATGTACATGCCGGAATAAAACCAGAAGATATCACAAATAAATTAAATTCCATCAAAGATGCAGAATTTGTAATTCATCCTGAATGTAGTTGTACTACTCCCATGATGTACGATGCTGCATCTGGAAGTTTTGATAACAACAAAGTCTCAATCTTGTCTACAGAAGGAATGCTTAACCACGTCCAAAACTCTAAAGCTAAAAACTTTGTAGTTGCAACTGAAACTGGAATATTGTACAAAATGAGACAACAAAATCCAGGCAAGAACTTTATTCCAGCATCCGAAAAAGCAGAATGTCAGTACATGAAGATGATCACTCTTGATAAAGTCTACAATGCACTTGTCCAAGAAAAGAATCAAGTTGTTGTGCCAAAAGAGATTGCAGACAAGGCAAGATTAGCTATTGAACGAATGCTTGAAATTAGCTAA
- a CDS encoding aspartate dehydrogenase: MKRIGLLGCGAIGTQIALAIDSGKIPGILTHVYDNSKDASTILVEKLKTKPLIVENPHLLSSHPVDIIVEAASQEAVRNVAHSVLQNKRDLMIMSVGALLDETIFDILSEACEHFHKTIYLPSGAIAGLDALKSVKDQLDSVTLTTTKHPRSLKGAKFFETSNIDLDKINTITTIFEGTAKQAVSLFPANINVAALLSLAGLGSEKTMVKIVADPNTTKNTHNIIAQGKFGKMTLSIENVPDETNPKTSSLAILSAIETLRKYCSSGISIGT, translated from the coding sequence TTGAAAAGAATTGGGTTATTAGGCTGTGGAGCAATAGGAACACAAATCGCATTGGCAATTGATTCGGGTAAAATTCCAGGAATCTTGACACATGTATATGATAATTCAAAAGATGCATCAACTATTCTGGTAGAAAAATTAAAAACTAAACCACTAATTGTTGAAAACCCTCATCTCTTATCCTCCCATCCAGTTGATATCATTGTAGAGGCAGCTTCACAAGAAGCAGTTAGAAATGTAGCACATAGTGTATTGCAAAACAAAAGAGATTTGATGATAATGAGTGTAGGTGCTTTACTTGATGAAACTATCTTTGATATTTTATCTGAAGCATGTGAACATTTTCATAAAACAATTTACTTGCCATCAGGTGCAATTGCAGGATTGGATGCACTAAAATCTGTCAAAGACCAATTAGATTCTGTTACACTAACTACAACTAAACATCCAAGATCACTTAAAGGTGCAAAGTTTTTTGAGACATCGAATATTGATCTAGACAAAATTAACACCATTACAACAATCTTTGAGGGAACTGCAAAACAAGCAGTGTCACTATTTCCTGCAAACATCAACGTTGCAGCACTACTTAGTCTTGCAGGATTAGGTAGTGAGAAAACTATGGTGAAAATTGTTGCAGACCCAAACACTACAAAAAATACTCACAACATTATAGCTCAAGGAAAATTTGGCAAAATGACTCTATCAATAGAAAATGTTCCAGATGAGACAAATCCAAAAACTAGCTCACTTGCAATTCTATCTGCAATTGAAACTCTGAGAAAATACTGCTCCAGTGGAATTTCAATCGGCACATGA
- a CDS encoding hypothetical protein (hypothetical protein Nmar_1241) yields MANHAFAESPRKQIDRGIADEDVTCKEGHSLVIRNNGYPICVKSVTAQKLEKRGLGVIIAKEDKIEQIPKTEIPIKDLEKPQTNLDNIKTPQSSGNIREVPADVGSVINFYITDDDLNLAHNGVDVVSTQGLFEFSINGVSISGPSTITETGPDTGQFFVKLQLPDTINGRALNQNDVVLIKYLDASDSTGNNQTITKSIPLTKSYAAVETSGDSSRIGRVFTVRIYEPDANLDSQDNDRIPLSKLEYRGKGGIRTTLSNSAFDANSSYLIETGPNTNIFEVKIKIPRYIDGKLVDIGDWYEIRYIDSSTPSGTDEKIVLQGRIG; encoded by the coding sequence ATGGCAAATCATGCCTTTGCAGAATCTCCAAGAAAACAGATAGACAGAGGCATTGCAGATGAAGATGTAACGTGCAAAGAAGGACATAGTTTGGTTATTCGAAACAACGGGTATCCAATATGTGTTAAATCTGTAACTGCACAGAAATTAGAAAAGAGAGGATTGGGAGTAATTATCGCCAAGGAAGATAAAATAGAGCAGATTCCAAAAACAGAAATTCCAATTAAAGATCTAGAGAAACCACAGACAAATCTAGACAATATCAAAACACCTCAATCGTCTGGAAATATTCGAGAAGTGCCAGCAGATGTAGGAAGTGTAATTAATTTTTACATTACAGATGATGATTTGAATTTGGCTCACAATGGAGTGGATGTAGTATCAACACAAGGATTATTTGAATTTTCAATTAACGGGGTTTCAATTAGTGGTCCTTCAACTATTACAGAAACTGGTCCAGACACAGGACAGTTCTTTGTAAAACTACAACTTCCAGATACAATTAACGGCAGAGCTCTGAATCAAAATGATGTTGTCTTGATAAAATATCTAGATGCATCAGATAGTACTGGAAATAATCAGACCATAACAAAATCAATTCCGCTGACAAAATCATATGCTGCAGTAGAGACATCAGGGGATAGTTCAAGGATTGGACGAGTGTTTACTGTGAGAATTTATGAGCCAGATGCAAATTTAGATTCTCAAGATAATGACAGAATACCTCTTAGTAAATTAGAGTATAGAGGAAAAGGAGGAATCAGAACGACATTGTCAAATTCTGCCTTTGATGCAAACTCGTCATATCTAATTGAGACAGGACCAAACACAAACATATTTGAGGTCAAGATAAAAATTCCTCGCTACATAGACGGTAAACTAGTCGACATTGGAGACTGGTATGAAATCAGATACATCGATAGTTCAACACCTTCGGGTACTGATGAGAAAATAGTTTTGCAAGGAAGAATAGGATAG
- a CDS encoding hypothetical protein (hypothetical protein Nmar_1242), producing the protein MLSILKGPKFEQILKKAKENWVEFVPTKQNVVTAGIDSSFNNTRFQGIELWATTAVSIKSDGEVLVDLHDSGLGSDIDLSKIASKMEIEACEKTVDLVDLVLMDGSLHSQFMTRQSSLDAMVVKTMKKRDNVIFIAKTSNTKKQFEELGSLAGDIFYYNHITKGPGFSKIFVEKKYGADKVISSTFVRLSDSTPIIKLEFLGGHRGDDEIMSIMNKLYKSSVGGYPYALKLAHNNCKISDKELAKMVSLLGLSNEIGSREVLG; encoded by the coding sequence ATGCTTTCAATTCTAAAGGGGCCTAAATTCGAACAGATTTTAAAAAAAGCAAAAGAAAATTGGGTAGAGTTTGTACCTACAAAACAGAACGTAGTAACAGCAGGGATAGACAGCAGTTTTAACAATACAAGATTTCAAGGAATTGAACTTTGGGCCACAACTGCAGTATCGATTAAATCAGATGGTGAAGTGTTAGTAGATTTACATGATTCAGGACTTGGTTCAGATATAGATCTTTCAAAAATTGCCAGCAAGATGGAAATTGAAGCATGTGAAAAAACCGTGGATTTAGTAGATTTGGTATTAATGGATGGTTCACTGCACTCACAATTTATGACAAGACAGTCATCATTGGATGCAATGGTTGTAAAAACTATGAAAAAAAGGGACAATGTAATTTTCATTGCAAAGACATCAAACACAAAAAAACAATTTGAAGAATTGGGATCATTAGCAGGAGATATTTTTTATTATAATCACATTACAAAGGGACCTGGATTCAGCAAAATATTTGTTGAAAAAAAATATGGGGCCGATAAAGTAATCTCATCAACATTTGTTAGATTGAGTGACTCTACTCCAATTATAAAACTTGAATTTTTAGGAGGACATCGTGGAGATGATGAAATAATGTCTATAATGAATAAATTGTACAAAAGTAGTGTGGGTGGATATCCATATGCACTAAAGCTTGCTCATAACAACTGTAAAATATCTGACAAGGAACTTGCAAAAATGGTTAGTCTTTTGGGATTAAGTAATGAAATAGGTTCACGTGAGGTTTTAGGATGA
- a CDS encoding hypothetical protein (hypothetical protein Nmar_1243), with product MNVGFVIGESKPTFVTAITSRPLSVGEYIKIDSDEGEILGLVEKSSVSSAAFADVKNFDEASESTEIAEINKRDKTYTAHIGILGFLENLRKGQSIIPAVPPIPGTPISQPTKEDLEAIFSPEKAGWVKIGNLLREKSIEAKINLDKIVARHLGILAMTGMGKSNLVSLITKQIGKLKGTVIIFDYHNDYTTLNIPRINVIDAKINPRLLDADQLSEVLEIRDGANVQQRVLRMAFTKQVKESKEFWKKLEAEVEFIVNSEDKKIKEIRTSAYRVQDIIEEAQRRFEDILDPDMGDPISFIKEGRTNILNISELSEKQANVALAFYLQQLLKDRKDASIVKHGRSKRERNYKFDSPIFVIIEEAHVFIPKDHDTSAKYWAAKIAREGRKFGLGLGIVSQRPRSVDLNVLSQLGSFAIMKIIQEDDQRQIAAATESTSRELIAQLTSLNVGDAVLVGQWTNLPSLVHVEEVKEKIMGADQSAVNAWANAEKMNEIAVESTQGLVKKDLLLE from the coding sequence ATGAACGTAGGTTTTGTCATAGGTGAATCAAAGCCTACGTTTGTGACGGCAATTACATCAAGACCACTTTCCGTAGGGGAGTACATCAAAATCGATTCCGATGAAGGAGAAATTTTAGGACTAGTTGAAAAGTCATCAGTATCAAGTGCAGCATTTGCAGATGTTAAAAATTTTGACGAAGCTTCAGAAAGCACAGAAATTGCAGAGATAAACAAGAGAGATAAAACATACACTGCACATATTGGGATTTTAGGATTTTTAGAAAATTTACGAAAAGGTCAATCAATCATACCAGCAGTGCCACCAATTCCAGGAACCCCAATATCACAACCAACAAAAGAGGATTTGGAGGCTATTTTTAGCCCAGAAAAAGCAGGATGGGTAAAAATTGGAAATTTATTAAGAGAAAAATCAATTGAAGCTAAAATTAATCTCGATAAAATTGTTGCAAGACATTTAGGAATTCTAGCAATGACAGGTATGGGGAAAAGTAATCTTGTTTCACTAATTACAAAACAAATTGGTAAATTAAAAGGAACGGTAATAATTTTTGATTATCATAATGACTATACAACATTAAACATTCCTCGAATCAATGTAATTGATGCAAAAATCAATCCAAGACTATTGGATGCAGATCAGTTATCAGAAGTATTAGAGATTAGAGATGGTGCCAATGTACAACAAAGAGTACTAAGAATGGCATTTACAAAACAAGTAAAAGAATCAAAAGAATTTTGGAAGAAATTAGAAGCAGAAGTAGAATTCATTGTAAATTCAGAAGACAAAAAAATCAAAGAAATCAGAACATCAGCATATAGAGTTCAAGACATTATAGAGGAGGCTCAAAGAAGATTCGAAGACATATTGGATCCAGATATGGGAGACCCAATTAGTTTTATCAAAGAAGGGCGCACAAACATCTTAAACATTTCAGAATTGTCTGAAAAACAAGCAAATGTTGCTCTAGCATTTTATTTACAACAGTTACTCAAAGACAGAAAAGATGCCAGTATTGTAAAACATGGAAGATCCAAGAGGGAGAGAAATTACAAGTTTGATTCACCAATTTTTGTAATAATTGAAGAAGCACATGTGTTTATTCCAAAAGATCACGATACAAGTGCAAAATACTGGGCAGCCAAAATTGCCAGAGAAGGAAGAAAATTCGGATTAGGTTTGGGAATAGTATCTCAAAGACCAAGAAGTGTAGATCTAAATGTTCTCAGTCAACTAGGATCTTTTGCAATAATGAAAATAATACAAGAAGATGATCAACGTCAGATAGCAGCAGCTACAGAATCTACTAGTCGTGAATTAATTGCTCAATTGACTTCTTTGAACGTAGGAGACGCAGTACTAGTAGGGCAATGGACCAACTTACCCTCACTAGTTCATGTTGAAGAAGTAAAAGAAAAGATAATGGGCGCAGACCAAAGTGCTGTTAATGCATGGGCAAATGCAGAGAAGATGAATGAGATTGCCGTAGAATCAACTCAAGGACTTGTCAAAAAAGATTTGTTGTTAGAATAA
- a CDS encoding metallophosphoesterase — MLFSHISDTHLGLVQYGSEEREQDVYHVFNQAIDISIKDHVDFVIFAGDIFHVPNPNGTAIIQMANALKRLKNNNIDSFFILGEHDISRIRATPIPYVYHNLEFSRYIGQGNPINHKGVLIVGFDKIRKTEIPQFEDKFRTIDEIAGKHTGHKILVLHQGVTEFNKFAGELQSTDLPKNFTYYAMGHLHDHDIKQFSHLNGPVSYPGSIELTTSEGIKEIKKGFFEVDISEKEVKNNWIELDTRQQFSFKTNYDELTKTVDEISSKIGSIERKPIVEIKIQGENIETDQIQAQISRLYQQTLRCFWRITSKEISDSSVFLERPSTIDDEMLRLSVDASGSEQIANFAIKELLPLLSSAQLKEATQIIVENFEKFKKEKVNDNSN, encoded by the coding sequence ATGCTGTTTTCACATATTTCAGATACTCATCTAGGATTAGTGCAATATGGTTCAGAGGAACGAGAGCAAGATGTATACCATGTTTTCAATCAAGCCATAGATATTTCAATTAAAGATCATGTTGATTTTGTAATATTTGCAGGTGATATTTTTCATGTACCAAATCCAAATGGAACTGCAATTATTCAAATGGCAAATGCGTTAAAGAGATTAAAAAACAACAACATAGATTCATTTTTTATTTTAGGAGAACACGACATAAGCAGAATTCGTGCAACACCTATCCCATATGTTTATCATAATTTGGAATTCTCAAGATACATCGGACAAGGAAACCCAATTAATCATAAAGGAGTCTTAATAGTAGGGTTTGACAAAATTAGAAAAACAGAAATTCCTCAATTCGAAGACAAATTCAGAACAATTGATGAAATTGCAGGTAAACACACAGGACATAAAATTTTAGTATTACATCAAGGAGTTACAGAGTTTAACAAATTTGCAGGAGAATTACAGTCAACAGATTTACCAAAAAATTTTACGTATTATGCAATGGGTCATTTACATGATCATGATATCAAACAATTTAGTCATCTAAATGGGCCAGTATCTTATCCAGGATCAATAGAATTAACAACAAGTGAAGGAATTAAGGAAATTAAGAAAGGATTCTTCGAAGTAGATATTTCTGAAAAAGAAGTAAAAAATAATTGGATTGAACTAGATACAAGACAGCAATTTTCATTTAAAACTAATTATGATGAATTAACAAAAACAGTAGATGAAATCTCTTCTAAGATAGGCAGTATAGAACGAAAACCCATAGTAGAAATAAAAATTCAAGGCGAGAATATAGAAACAGATCAAATTCAGGCACAGATTTCAAGATTATATCAACAGACATTGAGATGTTTTTGGAGAATCACATCAAAAGAAATATCAGATTCATCAGTATTCCTAGAAAGACCAAGTACAATTGATGATGAGATGCTCAGATTATCAGTTGATGCAAGTGGCTCAGAACAAATTGCAAATTTTGCCATAAAGGAATTACTTCCATTATTGTCATCGGCCCAGCTCAAAGAAGCAACTCAAATTATAGTTGAAAACTTTGAGAAATTCAAAAAGGAGAAAGTAAATGATAACAGCAATTGA